A single Ctenopharyngodon idella isolate HZGC_01 chromosome 22, HZGC01, whole genome shotgun sequence DNA region contains:
- the LOC127505037 gene encoding N-fatty-acyl-amino acid synthase/hydrolase PM20D1.2-like isoform X2 — MFNSGVKINVIPSYAEAFVNFRIHSAQTLQEVMDLVKSTISDERVKVEMVDGFDPLPISSYDEQAFGFQVIKKTVQVMFPQLTVAPGICVGNTDSRHYKDITRDIYRFAPTWFKPGDPQRFHGVNERISIKNYEEIVLFYFQLIQNNDIRKLPPPHSSQHEL, encoded by the exons ATGTTTAACTCGGGTGTGAAG ATTAACGTAATCCCGTCATACGCTGAAGCTTTTGTCAATTTCCGTATCCACTCAGCCCAAACGCTGCAGGAG GTTATGGATTTGGTCAAGTCAACCATATCAGATGAGCGTGTGAAGGTAGAGATGGTCGATGGATTCGACCCACTGCCCATCAGCTCCTATGATGAGCAGGCTTTTGGGTTCCAGGTCATAAAGAAAACAGTGCAGGTCATGTTTCCTCAGCTCACAGTGGCCCCTG GTATCTGTGTTGGCAACACTGACAGCCGGCACTACAAGGACATCACCCGAGACATATATCGCTTTGCACCAACGTGGTTCAAACCAGGTGATCCTCAGAG GTTCCACGGTGTGAACGAGAGAATCTCCATTAAGAACTATGAAGAGATCGTGCTGTTCTACTTCCAGCTCATCCAGAATAATGACATCAGGAAGTTGCCGCCACCTCACAGTAGCCAGCATGAGCTGTAA
- the LOC127505037 gene encoding N-fatty-acyl-amino acid synthase/hydrolase PM20D1.2-like isoform X1 codes for MMFSVTSFLRLEENRMPRLFGYGPERGTFEHLAHKFGLPLRFITSNLWLFFPLLSRVLEKKPDTNAFVRTTTAVTMFNSGVKINVIPSYAEAFVNFRIHSAQTLQEVMDLVKSTISDERVKVEMVDGFDPLPISSYDEQAFGFQVIKKTVQVMFPQLTVAPGICVGNTDSRHYKDITRDIYRFAPTWFKPGDPQRFHGVNERISIKNYEEIVLFYFQLIQNNDIRKLPPPHSSQHEL; via the exons ATGATGTTTTCGGTAACATCTTTTCTCAGATTGGAGGAAAATCGGATGCCCAGACTGTTTGGATATGGTCCTGAGCGTGGCACATTTGAACACCTGGCACATAAG tttggcCTTCCTCTCAGATTCATCACGTCTAATTTGTGGCTCTTCTTTCCGCTTCTAAGCAG GGTGTTGGAGAAAAAGCCTGACACAAATGCCTTTGTGAGGACCACAACTGCCGTCACAATGTTTAACTCGGGTGTGAAG ATTAACGTAATCCCGTCATACGCTGAAGCTTTTGTCAATTTCCGTATCCACTCAGCCCAAACGCTGCAGGAG GTTATGGATTTGGTCAAGTCAACCATATCAGATGAGCGTGTGAAGGTAGAGATGGTCGATGGATTCGACCCACTGCCCATCAGCTCCTATGATGAGCAGGCTTTTGGGTTCCAGGTCATAAAGAAAACAGTGCAGGTCATGTTTCCTCAGCTCACAGTGGCCCCTG GTATCTGTGTTGGCAACACTGACAGCCGGCACTACAAGGACATCACCCGAGACATATATCGCTTTGCACCAACGTGGTTCAAACCAGGTGATCCTCAGAG GTTCCACGGTGTGAACGAGAGAATCTCCATTAAGAACTATGAAGAGATCGTGCTGTTCTACTTCCAGCTCATCCAGAATAATGACATCAGGAAGTTGCCGCCACCTCACAGTAGCCAGCATGAGCTGTAA